One genomic region from Metallosphaera tengchongensis encodes:
- a CDS encoding 2,3-diphosphoglycerate-dependent phosphoglycerate mutase, with product MTLILFIRHGQSVSNINKILSHDVHNFPLTEEGREQAKKVAQELKKIKINTIFTSPILRAYQTARIIGDELGLVPVIDERLRERWLGELNNKKFDPTDHWKLKIAKGQLEVRDLEPWDILKKRVLEFISSLKPEQVVVAVSHYDPIRAVIASILDLDDISAHGISIPNASVTAIEVMSSPKILAIGSPIISNSLLSKLERYIIRA from the coding sequence AAGATATTATCCCATGACGTACACAATTTTCCACTCACAGAGGAGGGAAGGGAGCAAGCAAAGAAAGTAGCCCAGGAGTTGAAAAAGATCAAAATAAATACAATATTTACTAGTCCTATACTAAGGGCCTACCAAACCGCGAGGATAATAGGTGACGAACTGGGACTAGTCCCGGTTATAGATGAAAGACTGAGGGAGAGGTGGTTGGGAGAGCTAAATAACAAGAAGTTTGATCCCACAGACCATTGGAAACTCAAAATTGCCAAAGGACAGCTGGAAGTAAGGGATCTCGAACCTTGGGACATCCTGAAAAAGAGGGTGTTAGAGTTCATTAGCTCCTTAAAGCCTGAACAAGTAGTTGTAGCCGTGAGTCATTACGACCCCATACGGGCTGTTATAGCAAGCATCTTGGACTTGGACGATATATCTGCACACGGTATATCCATCCCCAATGCGAGTGTGACTGCAATTGAGGTGATGTCCTCACCTAAGATCCTTGCCATAGGGTCCCCAATAATTTCGAATAGTTTGTTATCTAAATTGGAAAGATATATTATTAGAGCTTAA
- a CDS encoding class I SAM-dependent methyltransferase — MKCIKVPRRELGRIRIRVAPGYQIIFDGDFALIPVLEPQQGYEAVECSPAPKETTPKLRDLIPNVSSFYVIGDIMVLSPKKEIIKAELEKLLKLRRGVRSIYIRKRVSGELRINELEHVAGEKRTVTEFREGGLRFIVDIAKVYVNPSMATERLRLVKSIPEGSRVLDVFTGYGALAIHVARKIGYVVAGDLNLDGLYMARESLRLNSCRISMDLVQYDARYLPFREKSFDWVIGDNPTMINVFLQELCRVSRKFTVVYRLGALEEGWERVNDYSKDLVIAKRVIRCQDKDVY, encoded by the coding sequence ATGAAATGCATTAAGGTACCCAGGCGCGAATTAGGTCGTATAAGGATAAGGGTAGCTCCTGGGTACCAAATAATTTTTGATGGAGATTTCGCATTAATTCCAGTACTGGAGCCTCAGCAGGGGTATGAAGCTGTGGAGTGCTCCCCTGCACCCAAGGAGACTACGCCTAAATTGAGGGATCTAATCCCTAACGTCTCCTCCTTCTACGTCATAGGAGACATAATGGTGCTGTCCCCCAAGAAGGAGATAATCAAAGCAGAACTGGAGAAATTACTAAAACTTCGCAGAGGAGTAAGGAGCATTTACATCAGGAAAAGAGTCTCGGGAGAATTGAGGATAAACGAGTTGGAGCACGTAGCCGGGGAGAAGAGGACTGTGACGGAATTCAGGGAGGGTGGATTAAGGTTTATTGTTGATATTGCCAAAGTTTACGTTAACCCTTCCATGGCAACAGAGAGACTAAGGTTGGTCAAGTCCATTCCTGAGGGGTCAAGGGTACTGGACGTTTTCACTGGTTATGGGGCTCTTGCCATCCATGTGGCCAGAAAGATAGGGTATGTAGTTGCGGGCGATCTGAATTTAGACGGTCTTTACATGGCTAGGGAGTCGCTGAGACTGAACTCATGTAGGATTTCCATGGACTTAGTGCAGTATGACGCTCGGTACCTACCCTTTAGGGAGAAGTCCTTCGATTGGGTGATTGGGGATAACCCTACCATGATAAACGTATTCCTCCAGGAACTATGTAGGGTGAGCAGGAAGTTCACTGTTGTCTACAGACTTGGGGCTCTGGAAGAGGGATGGGAAAGAGTCAACGACTACTCTAAGGACTTGGTCATAGCTAAGAGAGTTATCCGATGCCAGGATAAAGATGTCTACTGA
- a CDS encoding MqnA/MqnD/SBP family protein, whose product MVTIKVGALADSGDLYPFIPLMEGWVKEDGINLEFEVIPTVQDVNMSVLTKSVDVSVPSAAMYPYIQDDYYILGNAVATAVDGITGMPILSLTPMKLTDLSNNVLIVHGPNTSAFTLYRLLVGKYKRLKIIPRVLDEIKALGKEGDVLVAVHEIKMMYAMQKLGVKPFVVSSMWEMWTKVSGGSPMPMGTVVISKDVGKDVALKFKELYERSKRYAEKNLDRVIPRDVEIMSESQKVSMDKEIVEKTIWADIQEYNVPQDKVMEGLGKFYRLTSEKGILPAVRSLDVI is encoded by the coding sequence ATGGTAACAATAAAAGTTGGTGCATTAGCTGACTCCGGGGATCTATATCCCTTCATACCCTTGATGGAAGGTTGGGTAAAAGAGGACGGAATAAACCTAGAGTTTGAAGTAATCCCGACGGTTCAAGACGTTAACATGAGCGTTTTGACTAAATCAGTGGACGTATCAGTCCCTTCAGCTGCCATGTACCCTTACATTCAGGATGACTACTACATCCTCGGAAATGCGGTCGCTACTGCCGTCGACGGCATAACAGGGATGCCTATACTATCGTTGACCCCAATGAAGTTGACGGATCTGAGCAACAACGTCCTAATAGTGCACGGACCCAATACCTCGGCTTTTACTCTCTACCGACTCCTGGTTGGTAAATACAAGAGACTAAAGATCATCCCCAGGGTTCTGGATGAAATCAAAGCCTTGGGAAAAGAAGGGGACGTGTTGGTGGCAGTCCACGAAATAAAGATGATGTACGCTATGCAGAAGTTAGGTGTTAAACCTTTCGTTGTTTCTAGCATGTGGGAGATGTGGACTAAGGTATCCGGAGGATCGCCCATGCCTATGGGTACCGTGGTGATCTCCAAAGACGTTGGGAAGGACGTGGCCTTGAAGTTCAAGGAGCTGTATGAGAGGAGTAAGAGGTACGCCGAGAAGAACTTGGACAGAGTAATACCCAGGGACGTGGAGATAATGAGCGAATCCCAGAAAGTCAGTATGGACAAGGAGATAGTCGAAAAGACCATATGGGCTGACATACAGGAGTATAACGTACCTCAAGATAAGGTGATGGAGGGTCTAGGTAAGTTTTACAGACTAACATCGGAGAAAGGAATCCTTCCGGCAGTCAGGAGCCTGGACGTAATATGA
- a CDS encoding NAD(P)/FAD-dependent oxidoreductase, producing MNRLVIFGGGITGLLTARYLQDAIVMDSEGRPRNSLASLWNVMPGLCGDLEDQCRESMMEYMKLCDELGVEYKELNLLRVPPRGNKVLSPNETRELEPKLHQESEDLGKVLHVNGEKLLSKLSTKVVKAELKSVELEKNRVTKAVTDIGEVQAEQYVFALGYDRMKLLKSLVDVKPYKGHVIKTPPLGMKNVLLLEDRLGVEGFGYTLLNGDSYPSEEEKIDKGQVEKTLEVFSRYLGLKVNPVEVRVGFRAVSGDGKPVITRLENAIVVTGYRFGWALAPVLAKKVKSMLR from the coding sequence GTGAATAGGCTGGTCATATTTGGGGGAGGTATAACAGGTCTTCTCACCGCACGCTATCTCCAGGACGCAATAGTAATGGATAGTGAAGGGAGACCTAGAAATTCCTTAGCTAGCCTATGGAACGTTATGCCCGGCTTGTGCGGTGATCTAGAGGATCAATGCAGGGAATCCATGATGGAATACATGAAACTTTGTGACGAGTTGGGCGTTGAATATAAGGAACTGAACCTCCTTAGGGTTCCCCCAAGAGGCAACAAGGTTTTGAGCCCAAATGAAACTAGGGAGTTGGAGCCAAAACTGCATCAAGAGAGCGAGGATTTAGGTAAAGTTCTTCACGTTAATGGTGAGAAGTTACTGTCTAAACTTTCCACTAAAGTGGTTAAGGCTGAACTCAAGAGCGTAGAGCTTGAGAAGAATAGAGTGACCAAGGCAGTCACTGACATAGGAGAGGTTCAGGCGGAGCAATACGTTTTTGCCCTTGGTTACGATAGGATGAAGTTACTGAAGAGTCTCGTTGACGTGAAGCCCTACAAGGGGCACGTAATAAAGACCCCTCCTCTGGGCATGAAAAACGTCCTGTTGCTCGAGGATAGGCTTGGGGTAGAGGGATTTGGATATACTCTATTAAATGGAGACTCCTACCCCTCGGAAGAGGAAAAAATTGATAAAGGTCAGGTTGAGAAGACCTTGGAGGTCTTTTCCAGGTACTTGGGCTTAAAGGTTAATCCAGTGGAGGTTAGGGTAGGCTTCAGGGCTGTCTCGGGGGATGGCAAACCAGTGATAACCAGACTTGAGAACGCTATTGTGGTGACAGGTTACAGGTTCGGATGGGCACTAGCACCGGTTCTAGCTAAAAAGGTCAAGAGTATGTTACGGTGA
- the yjjX gene encoding inosine/xanthosine triphosphatase codes for MLVCLGSTNPVKLKAVKDALEEIGLGWEVKEVDVDSGVDRQPFCEETMAGARNRALKVMEDESCNLGVGIEGGICFIRNRLMAYAVVYVIGRDQRENFSFSPAFSLPNNLAKLVLEGRELGEATDILYGRRDSKKAEGAVGVLTGIIDRARLYKDSVILALYPFYSKGS; via the coding sequence ATGTTAGTTTGTCTCGGTTCAACAAATCCAGTTAAGCTCAAGGCAGTCAAGGATGCGTTGGAGGAAATAGGTCTCGGCTGGGAGGTTAAGGAGGTTGACGTAGACTCCGGAGTTGACAGGCAGCCCTTTTGCGAAGAGACCATGGCTGGAGCTAGAAATAGGGCTCTGAAAGTAATGGAGGACGAGAGCTGTAACTTGGGTGTAGGGATAGAGGGGGGTATATGCTTCATTAGGAACCGGCTTATGGCTTACGCAGTAGTTTACGTCATAGGTAGGGATCAAAGAGAAAATTTTTCCTTTTCTCCCGCCTTCTCCCTGCCCAATAATCTAGCCAAACTAGTTCTCGAGGGGCGGGAACTAGGGGAAGCCACTGACATACTTTACGGAAGGAGGGATAGCAAGAAAGCGGAAGGAGCTGTCGGTGTACTCACCGGAATAATTGACAGAGCGAGGCTTTACAAGGACTCTGTAATTTTAGCCCTCTATCCCTTTTATTCCAAGGGTAGCTAA
- a CDS encoding YhbY family RNA-binding protein — protein sequence MGKKGFTEETKKEIERHLKEHEVIKIRLLDRSCDRLEVAQLIAKETKSELLDIRGRTFILKKDDSS from the coding sequence ATCGGAAAGAAGGGTTTCACAGAGGAGACCAAGAAAGAAATAGAAAGACACCTAAAGGAGCACGAAGTGATCAAGATCAGGTTACTTGACCGGTCCTGCGATAGGTTAGAGGTGGCCCAGTTGATCGCCAAGGAAACTAAGAGTGAACTTTTAGATATTAGAGGGAGGACCTTTATACTGAAGAAGGATGATAGCAGTTGA
- the trxA gene encoding thioredoxin, producing MSEEKDPELEALLQKKIKQMMGHRNAMEKEETVKHLDSKNFDEFIKGRKVAVVDFWAEWCAPCFILAPVIEELARDYPQVGFGKINSDENQDVAMRYGVMSLPTVIFFKDGEPVDEVIGAVPREELELRLRGLLGD from the coding sequence ATGAGCGAGGAGAAGGACCCGGAGCTGGAAGCGTTGTTACAGAAAAAAATTAAACAGATGATGGGGCATAGGAATGCCATGGAGAAAGAGGAGACTGTAAAACACTTAGACTCTAAGAACTTCGACGAGTTCATAAAGGGAAGAAAAGTGGCAGTTGTTGACTTTTGGGCAGAGTGGTGCGCCCCGTGCTTCATTTTAGCCCCTGTAATTGAGGAATTAGCAAGGGATTACCCGCAGGTGGGTTTCGGCAAGATAAACTCCGATGAGAATCAGGACGTGGCAATGAGATACGGGGTTATGAGCCTTCCTACAGTGATCTTCTTTAAGGATGGAGAACCTGTGGATGAAGTCATAGGGGCTGTACCAAGAGAAGAGCTTGAACTGAGACTTAGAGGTCTGCTGGGCGATTGA
- a CDS encoding D-aminoacyl-tRNA deacylase — MKVSVIISSQDPVGKTLKRLGYQFEEITEDVVDFSYNKGDAVIMICRHESSSRTPTITVHHPGNPGGKPLGGKPWELGIANPRLLTSIFREILKMDTDLDKVIEATHHGPTNLPVSVTFVEIGSDERFWTNQGLVDSLARAVLRGIENFENTDCSSTYLVFGGPHYSRTASSLAKMNCISHIISKHFISELNSNLIFQAIERNVTKPNTAILDSIQREKREMITNILSSNNISFQFR, encoded by the coding sequence ATGAAAGTCAGCGTAATCATTTCGTCCCAGGACCCTGTAGGGAAGACTTTGAAGAGGCTAGGGTACCAGTTTGAGGAGATTACGGAGGACGTGGTCGACTTTAGCTACAATAAGGGTGACGCAGTAATAATGATTTGTAGGCATGAAAGTTCGTCCAGAACTCCCACCATAACTGTACACCACCCTGGAAACCCTGGGGGAAAGCCCCTTGGGGGAAAGCCATGGGAGCTAGGCATTGCCAACCCTAGACTTCTCACCTCCATCTTTAGAGAAATACTAAAAATGGACACTGACCTGGACAAGGTAATAGAGGCTACACACCACGGTCCAACAAACCTGCCGGTCTCTGTAACCTTTGTAGAAATCGGAAGTGATGAGCGTTTCTGGACAAACCAAGGCTTAGTGGACTCCCTGGCAAGAGCTGTCCTTCGTGGGATAGAGAACTTTGAGAATACAGATTGCTCTTCCACTTACCTAGTTTTCGGGGGACCGCATTACTCCAGGACAGCCTCGTCCCTAGCCAAGATGAACTGTATTTCACATATTATCTCAAAACATTTTATTTCAGAATTAAACTCGAACCTTATATTTCAAGCAATAGAACGTAATGTAACAAAACCAAATACCGCTATTCTAGACAGCATCCAACGGGAAAAGAGAGAAATGATAACCAATATATTAAGCTCTAATAATATATCTTTCCAATTTAGATAA
- a CDS encoding 16S rRNA methyltransferase: MNVVFLDSSVELVPEEISGHPSVVKNARKFGKNPTEVLLDISLHYYAMSKLSNKEKRGRPDILHNALTMLLTYPSFQGEVYVHTVDSKIIWVSSKMRPPKNYLRFVGLMEQLLVNGRIPPTGDALMEVTNLTLSEVVKDEGLIVLDEKGDRTDANSLCQRREFIGIGAFPHGDFSEEVKRSSKTFLSVSDKVLETQHVVCKLLSACF; the protein is encoded by the coding sequence ATGAACGTCGTTTTCTTGGACTCCTCTGTGGAGTTGGTTCCTGAAGAGATATCAGGGCATCCAAGCGTAGTCAAGAACGCGAGAAAGTTCGGCAAGAACCCCACTGAGGTCCTTCTAGATATTTCTCTGCACTACTACGCTATGAGTAAGCTCAGTAATAAGGAGAAAAGAGGAAGACCAGACATTCTTCACAACGCCCTGACGATGTTGTTGACCTACCCCTCATTCCAAGGGGAGGTATACGTCCATACGGTGGACTCTAAGATAATATGGGTTTCTAGCAAAATGAGGCCTCCGAAGAATTACCTGCGATTTGTAGGTTTGATGGAACAACTACTAGTTAACGGGCGTATTCCTCCTACGGGAGATGCCCTCATGGAGGTAACAAATTTAACTCTGAGCGAAGTTGTGAAGGACGAAGGGCTCATTGTGCTGGACGAGAAAGGGGATAGGACAGATGCAAATTCCCTATGCCAGAGGAGAGAGTTCATTGGGATAGGGGCTTTTCCTCACGGTGACTTCAGTGAAGAAGTTAAAAGGTCTTCGAAAACGTTCCTGTCCGTGAGCGACAAAGTCTTGGAGACCCAACACGTAGTCTGTAAGCTGCTTTCCGCATGCTTTTAA
- a CDS encoding ribonuclease P protein component 4 yields MEAALLASKGELDLARKYVDLGLQYTSKARVKLPLRVKRSFCRKCKTPLIVGVTERRRIRSKILIRTCLVCGWTRRYDTRNQEKLKGSDRRERRGKNRKEGFHRGDQERNRKTPKGARSDQDQVT; encoded by the coding sequence ATGGAGGCGGCGCTCCTAGCCTCCAAAGGTGAGTTAGACCTAGCGAGGAAGTACGTGGATCTAGGACTTCAATACACCTCCAAGGCTAGAGTGAAGCTCCCCTTGAGGGTAAAGAGAAGCTTTTGTAGGAAATGTAAGACCCCCTTAATCGTAGGGGTGACTGAGAGGAGAAGGATAAGGTCGAAGATTTTAATTAGAACGTGTTTAGTTTGTGGGTGGACTAGAAGATATGACACGAGAAACCAGGAGAAGCTTAAGGGAAGTGATAGAAGGGAGCGCAGAGGTAAGAATCGGAAAGAAGGGTTTCACAGAGGAGACCAAGAAAGAAATAGAAAGACACCTAAAGGAGCACGAAGTGATCAAGATCAGGTTACTTGA